Proteins found in one Nostoc sp. NIES-3756 genomic segment:
- a CDS encoding ABC transporter ATP-binding protein: MKSKKRRNTLRQSLAVFRYSGRAINLVWTTSRSMTIILATLTLVAGLLPAAIAYIGKLIVDAVVTSSQVNSGGNGVVNIYQPLFYVGLEAIAVALLAGSQRGLTICQSLLRVLLGQRVNVLILEKALTLDLAHFENSEFYDKITNARREASIRPLSLVNRTFGLVQNALSLVTYGVLLVNFSLWAVVALILAAMPAFIAETRFAGEAFRLFSWRAPETRQQHYIENLLGREDFVTEVKLYQLGEMLLGRYHNVFKQLYGEDRDLTVRRGMWGYLLSLVSTAAFYVAYAWIVIETVLGKISLGDMTMYLTVFRQGQSTFANALTSIGGMYEDNLYLSNLYEFLEEKVTQPWGNATRGIKPQDGIRFENVSFTYPGSSKPALRNISLHLKPGEKLAIVGENGSGKTTLIKLLTRLYTPDSGRILLDGVDLQEWNVDALRRRIGVIFQNFVRYQFTVGENIGVGDVENLGDTSLWQLAAQKGLAQQFIEKLPESFQTQLGRWFKGGQELSGGQWQKIALARAFMRTQADILVLDEPTSAIDAQAEYEIFNHFRAVTQNQMVFLISHRFSTVRMADKILVIENGEVVEQGTHEELLVDGGRYARLFLLQAAGYQ; the protein is encoded by the coding sequence ATGAAGAGTAAAAAGCGACGAAATACCCTGCGCCAATCACTGGCTGTTTTTCGCTATAGCGGCAGAGCGATAAACTTGGTGTGGACTACCAGCCGCAGTATGACTATAATTCTGGCTACTCTAACTCTAGTAGCTGGGCTGTTACCTGCGGCGATCGCCTATATCGGAAAGTTAATTGTGGATGCAGTAGTTACGTCATCCCAAGTTAACTCAGGTGGTAATGGTGTTGTCAATATTTACCAACCATTATTTTATGTCGGTTTGGAAGCGATCGCCGTAGCTTTACTAGCAGGTAGTCAAAGGGGGTTGACTATTTGCCAATCTTTACTACGGGTGTTACTTGGTCAACGAGTCAATGTCCTGATTTTAGAAAAAGCCCTAACTTTGGATTTGGCTCATTTTGAAAACTCAGAGTTCTATGACAAAATCACCAATGCCCGACGGGAAGCGTCAATACGTCCCTTATCGTTAGTTAATCGCACCTTCGGCTTAGTACAGAATGCCCTTTCCTTGGTGACTTACGGCGTTTTGCTAGTGAATTTCTCACTTTGGGCTGTGGTGGCGTTAATTTTGGCAGCTATGCCTGCATTTATAGCAGAAACTAGATTTGCTGGCGAAGCCTTTCGTTTATTTAGTTGGCGTGCGCCAGAAACCCGCCAGCAACACTATATTGAGAACCTACTGGGTAGAGAAGATTTTGTCACTGAAGTCAAACTCTATCAACTGGGTGAGATGCTATTGGGAAGATATCACAATGTATTTAAACAACTATATGGCGAAGACAGAGATTTAACTGTGCGCCGGGGAATGTGGGGATATCTGCTAAGTTTGGTGAGTACGGCTGCTTTTTATGTCGCTTACGCCTGGATAGTCATAGAAACTGTTTTGGGCAAGATTTCCCTGGGAGATATGACGATGTATCTCACCGTCTTCCGTCAAGGACAGTCTACCTTTGCCAACGCCCTCACTTCCATTGGTGGGATGTATGAAGATAACTTGTATCTATCTAACCTGTACGAATTTTTAGAAGAGAAAGTAACTCAACCTTGGGGGAACGCCACCAGAGGTATCAAGCCCCAAGATGGTATTCGGTTTGAGAATGTCTCGTTTACTTACCCTGGGAGTTCTAAACCTGCATTACGCAATATATCCCTGCATTTAAAACCAGGGGAGAAATTAGCCATTGTGGGTGAGAATGGTTCTGGCAAGACTACTTTAATTAAACTACTTACCAGACTCTACACACCAGACTCTGGCAGGATTTTGTTAGATGGAGTGGACTTACAAGAATGGAACGTGGACGCATTACGCCGTCGGATAGGGGTGATTTTTCAAAACTTTGTCCGCTACCAGTTCACAGTAGGCGAGAATATTGGTGTGGGTGATGTGGAGAATCTTGGCGATACTAGCCTTTGGCAACTAGCAGCCCAGAAAGGTCTGGCGCAACAGTTTATTGAAAAATTACCCGAAAGTTTTCAGACGCAGTTGGGACGTTGGTTTAAGGGAGGACAGGAATTATCTGGTGGACAATGGCAAAAAATTGCCCTAGCCCGTGCTTTTATGCGGACTCAGGCTGATATTTTGGTCTTAGATGAACCGACATCAGCAATAGATGCCCAAGCTGAGTATGAGATTTTTAACCATTTTCGTGCAGTAACTCAAAATCAAATGGTCTTCCTAATTTCCCACCGCTTTTCGACTGTGAGGATGGCTGACAAAATTCTAGTGATTGAAAATGGAGAAGTGGTAGAACAGGGAACTCATGAGGAGTTACTGGTAGATGGTGGACGTTATGCAAGGCTATTTTTGTTACAGGCTGCGGGTTATCAGTAA
- a CDS encoding metallophosphoesterase family protein, with protein sequence MKLISEPSIPVKIQKMKDRVRWKHPSLVQRGVDQTSLVIDDGRDDDPEFSFMVIGDSGTKPHYGQHPQRKVAEVMLAHKDECRFVLHTGDVIYVVGSHEYYPTNFIEPYREFLVGGENPTHIAYDRMTFNLPFLPVLGNHDYYDVPKMYRWLTGSTLRLRRMLRYKDFEIGWHGSNQGDAYARAFLDYLAAIAPEDLSRHLDLHYTGKTDTGRCLRYVPGIFTRVPHRYYSFRYGGIDFFALDSNTWNEPSPLPATQDGDIYRRELQKRRQEIDTEEVQILAQCDRLNPDKPDDAEQLDDLSAKLDQINEVKIDIEKQLASHNTLNIDFEQLDWLRQRLIESWNTKEVRGRILFFHHPPYVTEATKWSQAQTLAVRHRLRWVLDQVAETLGSLVKERPIVDVIFNGHAHCLEHLCTVDTGYADSHINCIISGGSGRRPRRQRPEGTELMEIFGDFNSRSLRKVADSLLYVGRSEQNSQKRLAYSGVRVDVKDGHPPKFIVRPLVAQRVGEEWGQHELDSFVI encoded by the coding sequence ATGAAATTAATTTCTGAACCATCAATTCCTGTGAAAATCCAGAAGATGAAGGATAGAGTGCGCTGGAAGCATCCGAGTCTTGTGCAGCGAGGAGTTGACCAAACTAGTCTGGTCATAGACGATGGTCGGGATGATGACCCGGAATTTTCGTTTATGGTCATTGGTGATAGTGGTACAAAGCCACATTACGGACAACATCCCCAAAGAAAAGTTGCAGAGGTAATGCTGGCACATAAGGATGAGTGCCGTTTTGTCCTACACACTGGCGATGTAATTTATGTTGTGGGTTCTCATGAGTATTACCCGACCAATTTTATCGAACCTTACCGAGAATTTTTGGTTGGTGGTGAGAACCCCACACATATTGCTTACGATCGCATGACTTTTAATCTACCGTTTTTACCAGTCCTGGGCAATCACGACTATTATGATGTGCCTAAAATGTATCGCTGGTTGACTGGTAGCACTTTACGGTTACGGCGGATGCTACGTTATAAGGATTTTGAGATTGGTTGGCATGGTTCTAACCAAGGTGATGCTTATGCTAGAGCTTTTCTTGATTATCTAGCGGCGATCGCTCCAGAAGATTTATCTCGTCATTTAGATTTACATTACACAGGTAAAACTGATACGGGTCGCTGTCTGCGTTATGTACCGGGAATTTTTACCCGTGTGCCTCACCGTTATTATAGTTTCCGTTACGGCGGTATTGATTTTTTTGCCCTAGATTCTAATACTTGGAATGAACCTTCACCTTTACCCGCTACCCAAGACGGCGATATTTACCGCAGGGAGTTACAAAAGCGTCGCCAAGAAATAGACACCGAAGAAGTACAGATTTTAGCGCAGTGCGATCGTTTAAATCCAGACAAACCCGATGATGCAGAACAACTCGATGACCTCAGCGCCAAGTTAGACCAAATTAATGAAGTTAAAATCGACATTGAAAAACAACTTGCATCCCACAACACCCTAAACATAGACTTTGAACAATTAGACTGGTTGCGTCAGCGATTAATTGAATCTTGGAATACCAAGGAAGTGAGGGGAAGAATCCTCTTTTTCCACCATCCCCCCTACGTGACAGAGGCGACCAAGTGGAGTCAAGCGCAAACATTAGCTGTGCGTCACCGCTTACGTTGGGTACTCGACCAAGTTGCAGAAACCCTTGGTTCTTTAGTTAAGGAACGTCCCATAGTTGATGTCATTTTTAACGGTCACGCCCACTGTTTAGAACATCTTTGCACAGTTGATACAGGCTATGCCGACTCCCACATCAATTGTATTATTTCCGGTGGTAGTGGTCGCCGTCCCCGTCGTCAACGACCAGAAGGGACAGAATTAATGGAAATTTTTGGTGATTTTAATAGCCGTTCTTTACGGAAAGTTGCCGACTCACTCCTATATGTGGGACGCAGTGAACAAAATTCCCAAAAGCGACTAGCCTATTCTGGTGTGCGAGTCGATGTTAAAGATGGTCATCCACCTAAGTTTATTGTCAGACCTTTAGTAGCACAGAGAGTTGGGGAAGAATGGGGTCAGCATGAGTTGGATAGTTTTGTGATTTAA
- a CDS encoding class I SAM-dependent methyltransferase — translation MLGCWLVDAGVATASPSSVYEQRAIHSPDGIGKYYMGREIAKFMGHTGAGWLERPSREAEEQPSTLINSLNLQADDVVADIGAGTGYISLQIAPLLTAGKVFAVDIQPEMLEILEFLKQEKNITNVEPILATSDNPHLPPDSVDLALMVDAYHEFEYPREVMQGIVNALKPGGRVVLVEYRGENPFIMIKRLHKMTQKQVREEMATVGLTWRETKNVLPQQHLMVFEKSNL, via the coding sequence ATTTTAGGATGTTGGCTGGTGGATGCTGGTGTGGCGACAGCCAGTCCTTCATCTGTGTATGAACAACGCGCCATTCATAGTCCTGATGGTATTGGCAAATATTACATGGGGCGCGAAATTGCCAAGTTCATGGGGCATACAGGTGCAGGTTGGTTAGAACGTCCCAGCCGGGAAGCCGAAGAACAGCCGAGTACGTTAATTAATAGTCTTAATTTACAAGCTGATGATGTCGTAGCAGATATTGGTGCGGGAACAGGTTACATTAGCTTACAAATTGCGCCTTTACTGACAGCAGGAAAAGTATTTGCTGTAGATATTCAGCCAGAAATGTTAGAAATTTTGGAGTTCCTCAAACAAGAGAAAAATATCACCAATGTTGAGCCTATTTTAGCAACATCAGATAATCCTCACCTTCCTCCAGACAGTGTAGATTTAGCGTTGATGGTGGATGCTTATCATGAATTTGAGTATCCGCGAGAAGTCATGCAAGGGATTGTCAACGCACTCAAACCCGGTGGTAGGGTGGTGTTGGTGGAGTACCGAGGTGAAAATCCTTTTATTATGATTAAACGTCTACACAAGATGACGCAAAAGCAAGTCCGTGAAGAAATGGCTACTGTTGGGTTAACATGGCGAGAAACTAAAAATGTATTACCTCAACAGCATTTAATGGTGTTTGAAAAATCTAATTTATAA
- a CDS encoding winged helix-turn-helix domain-containing protein has product MYTSESIKYSARTEIGQTSRILVVEDEELIQEMLAVALEEEGYGVVTAPDGRSAIEYLKSFEPNGGDFPFDLIILDLMLPQINGLDICRLLRHQGNPVPILMLSAKGSETDRVLGLEVGADDYLTKPFSMRELVARCRALLRRQRLSTLPQLPVLKFKDVTLNPQECRVLVRGQEVNLSPKEFRLLELFMSYARRVWSREQLLDQVWGPDFVGDSKTVDVHIRWLREKLELDPSHPEYIVTVRGFGYRFG; this is encoded by the coding sequence ATGTACACAAGTGAATCGATTAAGTATTCGGCTAGAACAGAGATTGGACAAACCAGTCGGATTCTGGTAGTTGAAGATGAAGAACTCATCCAAGAAATGCTAGCAGTAGCACTGGAAGAGGAAGGTTATGGAGTCGTCACAGCGCCTGATGGACGTTCGGCTATAGAGTATCTCAAAAGTTTTGAACCTAACGGGGGGGATTTTCCCTTCGATTTGATTATTCTTGATTTGATGTTACCCCAAATCAATGGGCTGGATATCTGCCGCTTACTACGTCATCAAGGCAACCCAGTACCCATTTTAATGCTCAGTGCTAAGGGTAGCGAAACCGATCGCGTTTTAGGTTTAGAAGTAGGGGCAGATGACTACTTAACTAAACCCTTTAGTATGCGGGAATTAGTGGCACGTTGTCGTGCTTTACTCCGTCGTCAGCGCTTGAGTACGTTACCCCAACTACCAGTGCTGAAATTCAAAGATGTAACTTTGAATCCCCAAGAGTGTCGCGTATTGGTACGAGGACAAGAGGTAAATCTTTCACCCAAAGAGTTCCGCTTACTAGAGTTGTTCATGAGTTATGCCCGGCGGGTATGGTCGCGGGAACAATTGCTAGACCAGGTTTGGGGGCCGGATTTCGTCGGCGATAGCAAAACTGTGGATGTCCATATCCGTTGGTTGCGGGAAAAACTAGAACTAGACCCCAGTCATCCAGAATATATTGTGACTGTAAGAGGATTTGGATATCGATTCGGATAA
- a CDS encoding sensor histidine kinase, which translates to MLLLGFLLGLAVGLGFWIWQQVQLNRYLTQVAQPAHRNSKMKVALPLLPSLRRKIATLKQHGYDLQQSVQTYQDILEIAPVGYLQVDEENQLLWCNQLAREILYLQRWQPGQVRLLLELVRSYELDRLIEQTRDRQKPQTKEWLFHPSCDNAAEMPTIKSLMLRAFSLPLPNGQVGVFLENRQPLLDMNQVRERSFSDLAHELRTPLTSIRLVVETLQNRLEPPLNRWVDRLMQEVDRLVNLVQSWLELTQMEANPTMQLHMETVELRSLIASVWETLEPLAQRQNLSISYSVPEKLLIKADSARIYQVFLNLFDNSIKYSSPNSNIRIEAEILPFKKNYEDNPHPAMLELNLIDAGEGFADEDLPHIFERFYRGDKARKHTALADTNIVGNGLGLAIVRQIILAHGGSIKAMNHPQTGGAWIQIHIPEVVAN; encoded by the coding sequence ATGCTTTTATTGGGATTTCTTCTGGGTTTAGCGGTAGGCCTTGGGTTTTGGATTTGGCAACAGGTTCAATTAAACCGCTACCTGACGCAAGTCGCCCAACCTGCACATCGTAATTCTAAAATGAAGGTGGCGTTGCCGTTGCTTCCTAGTTTACGGCGAAAAATTGCCACCCTCAAGCAGCATGGGTATGATTTGCAACAGTCAGTCCAAACATACCAAGACATACTAGAAATTGCACCAGTCGGTTATTTACAAGTTGATGAAGAAAACCAACTGTTGTGGTGTAATCAACTAGCCAGAGAAATTCTCTATTTACAAAGATGGCAACCAGGGCAGGTGCGTTTGTTGCTAGAATTAGTGCGATCTTATGAACTTGACCGCTTAATTGAGCAAACACGCGATCGCCAAAAACCTCAAACTAAAGAATGGCTTTTCCATCCCTCCTGTGATAACGCGGCAGAAATGCCTACGATTAAATCCCTCATGTTACGGGCGTTTAGCCTACCCTTACCCAATGGGCAAGTCGGAGTTTTTCTAGAAAATCGCCAACCCCTACTAGATATGAATCAAGTGCGGGAACGTTCTTTCTCCGATTTAGCCCATGAATTACGCACACCTCTAACTTCAATTCGACTAGTAGTAGAAACCTTGCAAAATCGCCTAGAACCGCCTTTAAATCGCTGGGTAGACCGTTTGATGCAGGAAGTTGATAGGTTGGTGAACTTAGTGCAAAGTTGGCTAGAACTCACCCAGATGGAAGCTAACCCTACCATGCAACTACACATGGAAACGGTAGAATTGCGATCGCTAATTGCTTCCGTGTGGGAAACTTTGGAACCCCTGGCACAGCGTCAAAATTTGTCTATTTCTTATTCCGTCCCGGAAAAGTTGTTGATTAAAGCCGACTCAGCCAGGATTTATCAGGTATTCCTCAATCTATTCGATAACAGCATTAAGTACAGTTCGCCCAATAGTAATATTAGAATTGAAGCAGAAATATTACCGTTTAAGAAGAATTATGAAGATAATCCTCATCCGGCGATGTTAGAACTAAACCTGATCGATGCTGGTGAAGGCTTTGCAGATGAAGATTTACCCCACATTTTTGAGCGATTTTATCGGGGAGACAAAGCGCGTAAGCACACAGCTTTAGCAGATACTAATATTGTAGGTAATGGTTTAGGTTTAGCGATCGTCAGGCAGATTATCTTAGCACATGGTGGTTCCATCAAAGCGATGAACCATCCCCAAACAGGCGGTGCATGGATACAAATTCATATACCTGAAGTGGTGGCAAACTAA
- the phoU gene encoding phosphate signaling complex protein PhoU → MKAVVYSPNSENPQLARAIRRLERDVLRMGALVEQSFRLSHQALFSRNLTAAEELPRLDKKIDRFYRQIESDCTSIMTLQAPSAQDLRCLSAFMQLVRDLERIGDYAKDLAEIAVKIFPYPPHPSLPEIAIMAHHAQAMLATSLVALADLDEAGGRSIKHLDDAVDNAYDRVYQMLAQQRDVQGVVEPIILLALAIRCLERMADHATNIGQRVAYIVTGQRS, encoded by the coding sequence GTGAAAGCTGTCGTGTATAGCCCCAACTCGGAAAATCCTCAGTTAGCACGCGCCATAAGGCGCTTAGAACGGGATGTATTGCGCATGGGTGCTTTGGTAGAACAATCATTCCGCCTTAGCCACCAAGCTTTATTTTCCCGCAACTTAACAGCAGCCGAGGAACTTCCCCGCTTAGATAAAAAAATAGACCGTTTTTATAGACAAATAGAATCAGATTGTACATCAATCATGACCTTACAAGCACCATCAGCACAAGATTTGCGCTGTTTGAGTGCTTTTATGCAGCTAGTACGCGATTTAGAGCGTATTGGAGATTATGCTAAAGATTTAGCTGAAATAGCAGTCAAAATCTTTCCTTATCCACCCCACCCATCTCTACCAGAAATTGCCATTATGGCGCATCATGCCCAAGCCATGTTAGCAACTAGCTTAGTAGCTTTGGCTGATTTAGACGAAGCTGGTGGACGTAGTATTAAGCACTTAGATGATGCTGTAGATAATGCCTATGACCGAGTTTATCAAATGTTAGCCCAACAACGAGATGTGCAAGGTGTGGTTGAACCAATTATCCTTCTAGCTTTGGCAATTCGTTGTCTAGAACGGATGGCAGACCATGCAACTAACATCGGTCAACGAGTGGCATATATTGTTACTGGTCAGCGATCATAA